One segment of Anomalospiza imberbis isolate Cuckoo-Finch-1a 21T00152 chromosome 2, ASM3175350v1, whole genome shotgun sequence DNA contains the following:
- the POGLUT2 gene encoding protein O-glucosyltransferase 2 isoform X2: MYASYKSLRIEVKIGDKHVAKSPYILKGPIYHENCDCPQEESSAWLEEMNCPQTIPQIQRDLANFPIVDPDKIAKEIPQRFGQRQSLCHYTIKDNEVYIKTYGEHVGFRIFMDAILLSLTRKVKMPDVEFFVNLGDWPLEKRKPPQNLHPIFSWCGSSESKDIVMPTYDLTDSVLETMGRVSLDMMSVQANTGPSWEDKNTTAFWRGRDSRKERLELVKLSRKYPEIIDAAFTNFFFFKHDESLYGPIVKHISFFDFFKYKYQINIDGTVAAYRLPYLLAGNSVVLKQDSIYYEHFYNELQPWKHYIPFKSDLSDLLEKLQWAKDHDEEAKNIAKSGQEFARNNLMGDHIFCYYFKLFQEYAGLQVSEPKIRDGMEKVQQPDDDLFPCTCHRKKAKDEL, encoded by the exons ATGTATGCGAGCTACAAAAGCCTGAGGATAGAAGTCAAAATTGGAGATAAGCATGTTGCAAAGTCtccatatattttaaaag GACCTATTTACCATGAAAACTGTGACTGCCCTCAGGAGGAAAGCAGTGCATGGCTGGAAGAGATGAACTGCCCTCAAACTATTCCACAGATTCAGAGAGACCTAGCAAATTTTCCCATTGTTGACCCAGATAAGATTGCAAAAGAAATTCCACAGAGGTTTGGACAAAGACAGAGTTTGTGTCACTACACCATCAAAGACAATGAG gtttATATAAAGACATATGGGGAACATGTTGGCTTCAGAATTTTCATGGATGCCATACTGCTGTCTTTGACCAGAAAA GTGAAAATGCCAGATGTAGAATTTTTTGTTAATCTGGGGGACTggcctctggagaaaaggaagcccCCACAGAACTTGCACCCGATCTTCTCGTGGTGTGGGTCCAGTGAGTCAAAAGACATTGTCATGCCAACATACGACTTAACAGACTCAGTTTTGGAGACTATGGGACG agtcagcctggatATGATGTCAGTCCAAGCAAACACTGGCCCATCGTGGGAAGACAAGAATACCACAGCCTTCTGGAGAGGACGTGACagccgcaaagagaggcttgAGCTTGTAAAACTCAGCAGGAAATATCCAGAGATCATAGATGCTGCTTtcacaaacttttttttctttaaacatgaTGAAAGCCTCTATGGCCCTATTGTTAAGCACATTtcattttttgatttttttaag tatAAATATCAAATTAATATTGATGGCACAGTGGCAGCATACAGATTGCCTTATCTACTGGCAGGAAACAGTGTGGTGCTAAAGCAAGACTCCATCTACTATGAGCACTTTTATAACGAGCTGCAGCCATGGAAACATTACATCCCATTTAAAAGTGACCTGAGTGATCTGCTAGAAAAACTACAGTGGGCAAAAGATCATGACGAAGAG gcaaaaaatattgcaaaatctGGACAAGAATTTGCAAGAAACAATCTCATGGGAGACCACATTTTTTGTTACTATTTCAAACTTTTCCAG GAATATGCTGGCTTGCAAGTGAGTGAACCAAAAATCAGAGATGGGATGGAGAAGGTGCAGCAGCCTGATGATGACCTTTTCCCATGCACTTGCCACCGAAAAAAG GCCAAAGATGAACTCTGA
- the POGLUT2 gene encoding protein O-glucosyltransferase 2 isoform X1: protein MPQPRPVEPRRGRDCPAAGRGQEAGAGGVRPSGAALPMRALWPLCLALGAAAAAAGGGGRPSAERSAVWGPGLRAAAALPARYFYVQAVDARGLRFTSSPGENAFQVKITAPEEQFTRVGVQVLDRKDGSFLVRYRMYASYKSLRIEVKIGDKHVAKSPYILKGPIYHENCDCPQEESSAWLEEMNCPQTIPQIQRDLANFPIVDPDKIAKEIPQRFGQRQSLCHYTIKDNEVYIKTYGEHVGFRIFMDAILLSLTRKVKMPDVEFFVNLGDWPLEKRKPPQNLHPIFSWCGSSESKDIVMPTYDLTDSVLETMGRVSLDMMSVQANTGPSWEDKNTTAFWRGRDSRKERLELVKLSRKYPEIIDAAFTNFFFFKHDESLYGPIVKHISFFDFFKYKYQINIDGTVAAYRLPYLLAGNSVVLKQDSIYYEHFYNELQPWKHYIPFKSDLSDLLEKLQWAKDHDEEAKNIAKSGQEFARNNLMGDHIFCYYFKLFQEYAGLQVSEPKIRDGMEKVQQPDDDLFPCTCHRKKAKDEL, encoded by the exons ATGCCGCAGCCCCGCCCCGTGGAGCCGCGCCGTGGGCGGGACTGCCCGGCGGCGGGCCGAGGGCAGGAGGCCGGTGCCGGCGGTGTTCGTCCTTCGGGGGCAGCGCTGCCGATGCGTGCGCTGTGGCCGCTGTGCCTCGCCCTGGgagccgcggcggcggccgcgggcgggggcgggcggccGAGCGCCGAGCGCAGCGCCGTGTGGGGGCCCGGGCTGCGCGCCGCGGCCGCGCTCCCCGCACGGTACTTCTATGTGCAGGCCGTGGACGCCCGAGGGCTGAG GTTCACTTCATCACCAGGTGAAAATGCATTCCAGGTGAAGATCACTGCTCCCGAAGAACAGTTCACTCGTGTTGGTGTACAAGTATTGGACAGGAAAGATGGTTCCTTCCTCGTGAGGTACAGGATGTATGCGAGCTACAAAAGCCTGAGGATAGAAGTCAAAATTGGAGATAAGCATGTTGCAAAGTCtccatatattttaaaag GACCTATTTACCATGAAAACTGTGACTGCCCTCAGGAGGAAAGCAGTGCATGGCTGGAAGAGATGAACTGCCCTCAAACTATTCCACAGATTCAGAGAGACCTAGCAAATTTTCCCATTGTTGACCCAGATAAGATTGCAAAAGAAATTCCACAGAGGTTTGGACAAAGACAGAGTTTGTGTCACTACACCATCAAAGACAATGAG gtttATATAAAGACATATGGGGAACATGTTGGCTTCAGAATTTTCATGGATGCCATACTGCTGTCTTTGACCAGAAAA GTGAAAATGCCAGATGTAGAATTTTTTGTTAATCTGGGGGACTggcctctggagaaaaggaagcccCCACAGAACTTGCACCCGATCTTCTCGTGGTGTGGGTCCAGTGAGTCAAAAGACATTGTCATGCCAACATACGACTTAACAGACTCAGTTTTGGAGACTATGGGACG agtcagcctggatATGATGTCAGTCCAAGCAAACACTGGCCCATCGTGGGAAGACAAGAATACCACAGCCTTCTGGAGAGGACGTGACagccgcaaagagaggcttgAGCTTGTAAAACTCAGCAGGAAATATCCAGAGATCATAGATGCTGCTTtcacaaacttttttttctttaaacatgaTGAAAGCCTCTATGGCCCTATTGTTAAGCACATTtcattttttgatttttttaag tatAAATATCAAATTAATATTGATGGCACAGTGGCAGCATACAGATTGCCTTATCTACTGGCAGGAAACAGTGTGGTGCTAAAGCAAGACTCCATCTACTATGAGCACTTTTATAACGAGCTGCAGCCATGGAAACATTACATCCCATTTAAAAGTGACCTGAGTGATCTGCTAGAAAAACTACAGTGGGCAAAAGATCATGACGAAGAG gcaaaaaatattgcaaaatctGGACAAGAATTTGCAAGAAACAATCTCATGGGAGACCACATTTTTTGTTACTATTTCAAACTTTTCCAG GAATATGCTGGCTTGCAAGTGAGTGAACCAAAAATCAGAGATGGGATGGAGAAGGTGCAGCAGCCTGATGATGACCTTTTCCCATGCACTTGCCACCGAAAAAAG GCCAAAGATGAACTCTGA
- the BIVM gene encoding basic immunoglobulin-like variable motif-containing protein isoform X1 produces MPTISEDEKENGSGSNGNTENRPGKESPEASLHDPVKPYCMSDASTASLVSREDGHYPWGCPVTHTREKFYTICSDYAFLNRVTSICKSPSASVSACLSSSAALNVGNNTPNSLSVQTGASEIIYNEDANLESLPGSLGKLPLAWEIDKSEFNGVNSNLKNKAGNMKKQGTKKKSVDKKSKQYRECPQRSALEDVKERKVLDLRRWYCVSRPQYKTSCGISSLVSCWNFLYSTLGAGSLPPITQEEALHILGFQPPFEEIRFGPFTGNTTLMRWFRQINDHFHIKGCSYVLYKPHGKNKTAGETAAGALAKLTRGLKDESMAYIYHCQNHYFCPIGFEATPVKASKAYRLLDLDSGDLGSVPSSTTDFQCDFRGRVLQQEVEYWILIGEPSRKHPTIHCKRWTDIVTDLNTQNPEYLDIRHLERGLQHRKTKKVGGNLHCIIAFQRLNWQRFGPWNFPFGNVRQNKQSQTQGQGISKSESEDNISKKQHGRLGRSFSASFHQESVWKKSNLRERRNSGYQSYNDYDGND; encoded by the exons ATGCCTACTATTtcagaagatgaaaaagaaaatggttcTGGAAGTAATGGAAACACTGAAAACAGACCTGGGAAAGAATCCCCGGAAGCTTCTCTTCACGATCCTGTGAAGCCATACTGCATGTCAGACGCCTCCACTGCATCCTTGGTGTCTAGGGAAGATGGACATTATCCATGGGGATGTCCTGTGACTCATACAAGAGAGAAGTTTTATACCATCTGCTCAGACTATGCTTTTTTAAACAGAGTAACATCTATTTGTAAAAGTCCAAGTGCTTCAGTTAGTGCCTGCCTATCAAGTAGTGCTGCCTTAAACGTTGGAAATAACACACCTAACTCACTCAGCGTTCAAACTGGTGCTTCAGAGATTATCTACAATGAAGATGCTAACTTGGAAAGCCTGCCTGGCAGTCTTGGAAAGCTTCCACTGGCATGGGAAATAGACAAATCTGAGTTCAATGGCGTGAACTCAAAtctgaagaacaaagcag GCAACATGAAGAAACAAGGGACAAAGAAAAAATCCGTggacaaaaaaagcaaacaatacAGGGAGTGTCCTCAGCGTTCAGCTCTTGAAGACGTGAAGGAGAGAAAAGTATTGGACCTTCGGAGATG GTATTGTGTTAGCCGACCTCAATACAAGACTTCCTGTGGAATTTCATCTTTAGTGTCTTGCTGGAATTTCTTATATAGTACACTAGGAGCTGGAAG tttaCCCCCCATCACTCAAGAAGAAGCCTTGCATATCCTGGGCTTTCAGCCCCCATTTGAGGAGATTAGGTTTGGTCCCTTCACTGGAAATACAACTCTAATGAG ATGGTTTAGGCAAATAAATGATCACTTCCATATCAAGGGATGCTCATATGTTCTGTATAAACCTCATGGGAAGAACAAGACAGCTGGAGAAACTG CTGCAGGGGCCCTAGCAAAGCTAACACGTGGACTGAAAGACGAATCAATGGCCTACATCTACCATTGCCAAAACCATTATTTTTGCCCAATTGGATTTGAAGCAACCCCAGTAAAAGCTAGTAAAGCCTATAG GTTGCTGGATTTGGACTCGGGAGACCTGGGTTCAGTTCCCAGTTCAACCACAGACTTCCAGTGTGACTTTAG GGGTCGTGTCTTGCAGCAAGAAGTAGAATATTGGATCTTAATTGGAGAGCCCAGCAGAAAGCATCCAACAATACATTGTAAAAG GTGGACAGATATTGTCACTGACCTAAACACTCAAAATCCAGAATATCTAGATATTCGACACCTAGAGAGAGGATTGCAACATCGAAAAACAAAGAAG GTTGGAGGAAATCTTCATTGCATCATTGCCTTTCAGAGACTTAACTGGCAAAGATTTGGTCCTTGGAATTTTCCATTTGGGAATGTTAGACAGAATAAACAATCCCAAACACAAGGACAAGGAATTTCCAAATCTGAGAGTGAAGACAATATATCTAAGAAACAACACGGGCGACTGGGTCGATCTTTCAGTGCTAGCTTTCATCAAGAATCTGTGTGGAAGAAATCTAATCTTCGGGAGAGGAGGAACAGTGGGTATCAGAGTTACAATGATTATGATGGAAATGATTAA
- the BIVM gene encoding basic immunoglobulin-like variable motif-containing protein isoform X2 produces the protein MPTISEDEKENGSGSNGNTENRPGKESPEASLHDPVKPYCMSDASTASLVSREDGHYPWGCPVTHTREKFYTICSDYAFLNRVTSICKSPSASVSACLSSSAALNVGNNTPNSLSVQTGASEIIYNEDANLESLPGSLGKLPLAWEIDKSEFNGVNSNLKNKAGNMKKQGTKKKSVDKKSKQYRECPQRSALEDVKERKVLDLRRWYCVSRPQYKTSCGISSLVSCWNFLYSTLGAGSLPPITQEEALHILGFQPPFEEIRFGPFTGNTTLMRWFRQINDHFHIKGCSYVLYKPHGKNKTAGETAAGALAKLTRGLKDESMAYIYHCQNHYFCPIGFEATPVKASKAYRGRVLQQEVEYWILIGEPSRKHPTIHCKRWTDIVTDLNTQNPEYLDIRHLERGLQHRKTKKVGGNLHCIIAFQRLNWQRFGPWNFPFGNVRQNKQSQTQGQGISKSESEDNISKKQHGRLGRSFSASFHQESVWKKSNLRERRNSGYQSYNDYDGND, from the exons ATGCCTACTATTtcagaagatgaaaaagaaaatggttcTGGAAGTAATGGAAACACTGAAAACAGACCTGGGAAAGAATCCCCGGAAGCTTCTCTTCACGATCCTGTGAAGCCATACTGCATGTCAGACGCCTCCACTGCATCCTTGGTGTCTAGGGAAGATGGACATTATCCATGGGGATGTCCTGTGACTCATACAAGAGAGAAGTTTTATACCATCTGCTCAGACTATGCTTTTTTAAACAGAGTAACATCTATTTGTAAAAGTCCAAGTGCTTCAGTTAGTGCCTGCCTATCAAGTAGTGCTGCCTTAAACGTTGGAAATAACACACCTAACTCACTCAGCGTTCAAACTGGTGCTTCAGAGATTATCTACAATGAAGATGCTAACTTGGAAAGCCTGCCTGGCAGTCTTGGAAAGCTTCCACTGGCATGGGAAATAGACAAATCTGAGTTCAATGGCGTGAACTCAAAtctgaagaacaaagcag GCAACATGAAGAAACAAGGGACAAAGAAAAAATCCGTggacaaaaaaagcaaacaatacAGGGAGTGTCCTCAGCGTTCAGCTCTTGAAGACGTGAAGGAGAGAAAAGTATTGGACCTTCGGAGATG GTATTGTGTTAGCCGACCTCAATACAAGACTTCCTGTGGAATTTCATCTTTAGTGTCTTGCTGGAATTTCTTATATAGTACACTAGGAGCTGGAAG tttaCCCCCCATCACTCAAGAAGAAGCCTTGCATATCCTGGGCTTTCAGCCCCCATTTGAGGAGATTAGGTTTGGTCCCTTCACTGGAAATACAACTCTAATGAG ATGGTTTAGGCAAATAAATGATCACTTCCATATCAAGGGATGCTCATATGTTCTGTATAAACCTCATGGGAAGAACAAGACAGCTGGAGAAACTG CTGCAGGGGCCCTAGCAAAGCTAACACGTGGACTGAAAGACGAATCAATGGCCTACATCTACCATTGCCAAAACCATTATTTTTGCCCAATTGGATTTGAAGCAACCCCAGTAAAAGCTAGTAAAGCCTATAG GGGTCGTGTCTTGCAGCAAGAAGTAGAATATTGGATCTTAATTGGAGAGCCCAGCAGAAAGCATCCAACAATACATTGTAAAAG GTGGACAGATATTGTCACTGACCTAAACACTCAAAATCCAGAATATCTAGATATTCGACACCTAGAGAGAGGATTGCAACATCGAAAAACAAAGAAG GTTGGAGGAAATCTTCATTGCATCATTGCCTTTCAGAGACTTAACTGGCAAAGATTTGGTCCTTGGAATTTTCCATTTGGGAATGTTAGACAGAATAAACAATCCCAAACACAAGGACAAGGAATTTCCAAATCTGAGAGTGAAGACAATATATCTAAGAAACAACACGGGCGACTGGGTCGATCTTTCAGTGCTAGCTTTCATCAAGAATCTGTGTGGAAGAAATCTAATCTTCGGGAGAGGAGGAACAGTGGGTATCAGAGTTACAATGATTATGATGGAAATGATTAA